The sequence TCAAGCTGCTGAGGACTCCATTTCCCATGCCAGACAGAATTTAAAGGCAAGATGTCCGGTACAGAGCTGACATCTTTGTGTGTTGAGCAGAGCTGTGGGAAGCTGTGCTTGTCACTCCCCCTCGGGCTGTCAATCCTGTTGACATCTTTGACCTTCCCAGGTCGGACTGCAAATTCTGGCCGGCTCGAGGCCCTTCGATCAGGCGCAACAGTCTCTGAGGCCATTCAAAGCCTGCACACAAAATCCCGCCGAGCGAACTGGGCTGTGATCACCTCTCCCTTTTCAGGAGGTTTGTATGGTTGTGCCCGGCATCGATATTGGAAAAAGCGAGCTGTACGCCAAGGAACGGCGCGTGCCTTTGTCCGAAACGGCCCGCAGTGCCCTGACGCGCTGGCTGCGGCTGCGGCGGATGTCCGGCAACCCAGTCAGCCCGTAGGTGTGGTCTCCCCTGTCGGGCAAACGATACGGTCAGCAGATGCAGGCACGCAGCATCGGGGCCATGCTGGACGCCGCCGCCCGCCGCGCGGGCCTGGATGTGGCGAAGGTCAGCCCACACAAGCTGCGCCACACCTTCGCGACGGCGCTGATCGAGTCGGGGCGGTCACTCGACGAGATCCGGGTGCTGCTGGGCCATGAGTCCATTCAGACCACGACGATCTACGCCCACACGTCCAGTGCGCGTGTTGCAGCTGCGGCCGCCCCGCTGCCGGATGTGGTGGGCCTGTCTGTCCGAGGGCACCAGCCAACAGCCAGATGGCACGTTGATCCGTCTCCAGGAGTCAGGGGTCCCAGGGGGCGGGAGATACCGTTCGACTGGCTGTAAGGTGAGGGATGGCGTTCGATATCCACCAATCCCTCTTTGATCCTCACGGCGAGCTGGATGATGATGCCCGCGTCGCGTACCAGGATGCCCTCATCGAGCAATTCCACGCCTCACCCGAAGGGCAGGCCCACTTCCAGGAAAACGACACTCCGGGCAGCTGGACGAACGTCTTCCTCACCTACGCCGTCACGCACGGCGGCGTCACGCCGGCGAAGATGACTGTGGCGGACCTCGACGAGGTCCTGCTGAATATCTTCCCGCGTCAGGTCTCCACCACACCCGACAGTGCCCCGGAGATCGTCGCCGAGTTGCAGGCCCTCTGGTACTTCCTCGGCCGCGAGTACGCGTTGCCTCAGGCACCCGAGATTCTCGAGTCCCTGGGCGACGGGGCGGCCGAGTCGCTTGCCCAGGAACTGGGCAACCCCAAAAACTTTGGACCGGCCAAAAGCATGATGATGCTCGGCGCAGAGCGCGGCTTCGACATGACCAGTGAAGCGGGCATCCGCAGCTGGATGCAGACCTACAATGCCGAGCTCGCTCAGGGAAGAGGAATTCCGATTCCCCTCCGCGGGGAACGTACCGCCGCCGCAAAGAAAGCCCACGCCAAGATGCGGCGCAACATGGCCAAGGCCAGCCGCAAAAAGAACCGGAAAAAGTAGGCGCTGCAAACAGAGGTTGATCGGTGGTCAGGGTCAGAATGAGGTGGTCAGGTCTCGAGACTTAAGGTTGGCGGCCAAGGCGGTTGGTCCAGTTGCGTCATACGCTCCGTTTTTAAATTTATACCTCTTGTGTTCTATGACACTGAAGGTATACTGAGGCGTGCCGTGGGAGATCATTCTGCTTTCAGAAGTAACGGAGTGGTACCAGGGTTTGGATGAACCCACCGCCAACCTAGTCACGGCAGCCGTCGACCTGCTGGCCGAGTCCGGCCCGTCCCTGGGGCGCCCCCTGATGGACACCCTGCGCGGCTCTTCACTGGCCCATCTCAAGGAACTGCGCCCTGGTTCAGTGGGCCGCAGCGAGATGCGCATCCTGTTCGCTTTCGATCCCCGGCGGCAGGCCATCCTGCTGACCGCCGGCGACAAGGCCGAGCGCTGAAAGCAGTGGTACGTCCAGCACATCCCTGTGGCTGAGCAGCGCTATGGGCGCTGGCTGGCTGGTGACTACGACGAGGAGGAAACATGAAAGCCCAGAACTGGAAAGCTGTGCGCGCTGGGGCGGTGGCCGACGGACGCGTGAACGAGAAGCGCGTGGCAGAGCTGAAGGGTAAGGCGCTGGCCCAGGTGCGCGCCCACCGCCTAGCGGAGGTCCGGAGCGCCACCGGCCTGAACCAGGAGGAACTATCACGGCGGCTGGGTATCTCCCAGTCACGGGTCTCGCGCATCGAGCGCGGAGACCTGGAGAAGACCGAGCTGGCCACCCTGCGCGCCTTTGTGCGGGCGCTGGGCGGCGACATCGAGGTCACCGTCAAGCTGGGGGAGGAACGCTTCCTGATCGGCTGACCGTACGGCGCTGACTGCTGAGTGTCAGGCGGAGGAACGCTGCTCTCGGCACGTGAGCATGTGGGTGCCACGGGCGAGTTATCCGGTGGACGATGCCTGATCAGTGATGTCATCACCTGTGTGGCCTGCTGCGAGGGCACCAGCCCAGCGCGGCTCCCATGAGTCCATGCCCCTGTGCCTACCCCTGCCGTCGCCTACTACCGGGTCTCCACCGCCAAACAAGAGCCCAGCAAGCCGCCGTCCTCGCCTACGCCCGCAGCAAAGACCTGGCGCTCGCGCTTGAGTTCACTGAAGTTAAAACCGGAACCCGCAAACGCCGGCGCCCTCAACGTGAAACCGCCCTCGAACAGACCCGCCGCGTCGGTGGCGTCCTCCTGATCGCCAAG is a genomic window of Deinococcus aerolatus containing:
- a CDS encoding tyrosine-type recombinase/integrase, with protein sequence MQARSIGAMLDAAARRAGLDVAKVSPHKLRHTFATALIESGRSLDEIRVLLGHESIQTTTIYAHTSSARVAAAAAPLPDVVGLSVRGHQPTARWHVDPSPGVRGPRGREIPFDWL
- a CDS encoding type II toxin-antitoxin system RelE/ParE family toxin codes for the protein MPWEIILLSEVTEWYQGLDEPTANLVTAAVDLLAESGPSLGRPLMDTLRGSSLAHLKELRPGSVGRSEMRILFAFDPRRQAILLTAGDKAER
- a CDS encoding XRE family transcriptional regulator, producing the protein MKAQNWKAVRAGAVADGRVNEKRVAELKGKALAQVRAHRLAEVRSATGLNQEELSRRLGISQSRVSRIERGDLEKTELATLRAFVRALGGDIEVTVKLGEERFLIG